Part of the Methanotorris formicicus Mc-S-70 genome, TCTTATGACGAGTTCATCTGTTTCTGGACCTTTTCCACCCCAAGTGTTTGGATCTTTTGCATTCACTGGGCATGATACTACGCAATTTCCACAACCATGGCACTTCTCTGGAAATACGACC contains:
- a CDS encoding 4Fe-4S binding protein encodes the protein VVFPEKCHGCGNCVVSCPVNAKDPNTWGGKGPETDELVIRVVDGLITIVNGDLCGGCGACVEVCPVDAIKLAVEN